In one Silene latifolia isolate original U9 population chromosome 10, ASM4854445v1, whole genome shotgun sequence genomic region, the following are encoded:
- the LOC141607130 gene encoding uncharacterized protein LOC141607130: MGLGQSDALATMALGKPIQNRHLESEVLSSFTQRDQIQQESTLNFDRDMIFIPLILEDHFFCACINFMSKTVDYLDNKPLYARSRKAKMARNAANIMGKMLLEMQIAKGSKVESFPLKNVKFKWQSTAKNVDCGVFMMMHMAFYTGKVFDSELGDERKRMLYRAEICAILVLSDLNQVRKEVQGRISKFRNEREQLKEKLLQKRRLEEKKEKKEEEKKEEEKKEEEKTKKPQEKQKGEEPKQQRVKSVAYKHSPRTIGEDEEIIFKFHKDDVMGCSLGDGEINGDIFLVSEFMRANQKLLSSTTNLRRHVLDYAFMDDIDFHKSEILAAFGDNRRLTRADILSLRPRSHTNWMVFECWSLLLNYVENSKRGTRAARPTILYLGLGHMEDSEQSDIKNELFEIWDNFINASKANYRLDAELIFIPCLAGYHYFCVCINFLNKEISVIDSQSYAKWESSFTYNIAMAAMLLYTYLCNIVDYSIS; this comes from the exons atgggcttgggtCAATCT gaCGCATTAGCAACGATGGCTCTTGGAAAACCCATTCAAAACAGACATTTAGAAAGTGAAGTTTTGTCATCCTTCACACAAAGGGATCAAATACAACAAGAGTCCACTTTGAATTTCGACCGTGATATG ATATTCATTCCACTCATTCTGGAGGACCACTTTTTCTGTGCTTGCATAAATTTCATGTCGAAAACCGTTGACTACCTAGACAACAAACCCTTATATGCCAGATCCCGAAaagcaaaaatggcaagaaatgcg GCAAATATCATGGGGAAAATGTTGTTAGAAATGCAAATTGCAAAAGGCTCCAAAGTGGAAAGTTTCCCACTTAAGAATGTGAAATTTAAATGGCAGAGCACTGCAAAAAACGTGGATTGTGGGGTTTTCATGATGATGCACATGGCTTTCTACACGGGGAAGGTTTTTGACTCTGAGCTGGGAGATGAACGGAAAAGAATGTTGTACCGTGCTGAAATATGTGCAATACTTGTTCTTAGCGACTTGAATCAAGTACGAAAAGAGGTGCAAGGGAGGATATCAAAATTCAGGAATGAAAGGGAACAGCTGAAGGAAAAGCTGCTGCAAAAAAGAAGGCtggaagagaagaaggaaaaaaaggaagaggagaaaaaggaagaggaaaaaaaggaagaggaaaaaacaAAGAAGCCACAGGAAAAACAAAAAGGGGAAGAGCCCAAACAGCAGAGGGTGAAGTCGGTTGCTTACAAGCATTCTCCTAGAACAATTGGTGAAGATGAGGaaataatatttaaatttcataaagaTGATGTTATGGGATGCTCTCTAGGTGACGGTGAAATTAACGGTGATATATTCCTAGTCTCTGAATTTATGAGAGCAAATCAGAAACTGCTGTCCAGCACAACTAATCTGAGAAGGCACGTTCTTGATTATGCGTTTATGGATGATATCGACTTCCACAAAAG TGAGATCCTGGCTGCGTTTGGAGACAACAggaggttgacaagagctgatatACTCTCACTACGTCCTAGGAGTCACACAAATTGGATGGTGTTTGAATGCTGGTCTCTACTCTTGAATTATGTCGAGAACAGCAAAAGAGGCACAAGGGCAGCAAGGCCAACCATACTTTACTTAGGACTAGGTCACATG GAGGATAGTGAACAGTCTGATATAAAGAACGAGTTGTTTGAAATTTGGGATAATTTCATCAACGCGAGCAAGGCAAATTACAGACTTGATGCCGAACTTATTTTTATACCTTGTTTGGCTGGCTATCACTACTTCTGTGTGTGTATTAATTTCCTCAACAAAGAGATTAGTGTGATCGACAGTCAATCGTATGCTAAGTGGGAGTCTTCATTCACTTACAACATCGCAATGGCAGCA ATGTTACTTTACACCTATCTTTGTAACATTGTTGATTACTCGATTTCTTAA